The following are from one region of the Georgenia sp. M64 genome:
- a CDS encoding tripartite tricarboxylate transporter permease — protein MLDLLGSGVLANLAPSMLLLVLVGTAAGMAVGAMPGLSATMGLALLVPFTFVMEPTRALVLLGAFYMGAIYGGSFTAILVNAPGTPSSVATAIEGFQMTRKGKSELAVVGATMGSLVGGIVGVLALIFLAPPLADLSLRFGPQEYFWIAVFGLTIIISMASGSLLKGLIGGAFGLLLATVGVAPVGGEVRFTFGEPMLQGGVPLVPAMVGLFTVPEIIRLVARKGREAHMVGDREHRETLWPMVRRVLGQPVNLLRSSAIGTVVGILPGAGGSIANLVAYNEAKRSSKHPETYGKGEVDGVVAAESANNATVGAGLIPTLTIGVPGTPPDAIILGVLLLHGLRPGAQLFTTSGDLVYTFVIALAVSALMMVPVGLIGGRALQRGVIAMPARYLAPGITVLTIVGAYAVRSSVVDVVIMLVLGVLAYFLSLAGISSAPIVLGLILGSIAETGLVQGLLTSQGDAVPWMSFFTRPLSIVLIAMTLVSLLWPLVRARRARRGGRPSVVLSTEAPDRDGATASDASPDGDAPTPASDGDAPGTVRADTLRKD, from the coding sequence ATGCTCGACCTCCTCGGCAGTGGCGTCCTCGCCAACCTCGCCCCCTCGATGCTGCTCCTCGTCCTCGTCGGCACCGCCGCCGGCATGGCGGTCGGCGCCATGCCCGGCCTCAGCGCGACGATGGGCCTGGCCCTCCTCGTGCCGTTCACGTTCGTCATGGAGCCCACGAGGGCCCTCGTCCTTCTGGGTGCCTTCTACATGGGCGCCATCTACGGCGGGTCGTTCACCGCCATCCTCGTCAACGCCCCCGGGACGCCGTCGTCCGTGGCGACGGCGATCGAGGGCTTCCAGATGACGAGGAAGGGCAAGAGCGAGTTGGCCGTCGTCGGTGCGACGATGGGCTCGCTCGTCGGCGGCATCGTCGGCGTCCTCGCGCTGATCTTCCTCGCCCCGCCGCTGGCCGACCTCTCCCTGCGGTTCGGGCCGCAGGAGTACTTCTGGATCGCGGTCTTCGGCCTGACGATCATCATCTCCATGGCGTCGGGGTCCCTGCTCAAGGGACTCATCGGCGGGGCGTTCGGGCTGCTCCTCGCGACCGTCGGTGTCGCACCGGTCGGCGGTGAAGTCCGGTTCACCTTCGGTGAGCCGATGCTCCAGGGCGGCGTCCCGCTCGTGCCCGCCATGGTGGGCCTCTTCACCGTCCCCGAGATCATCCGGCTCGTCGCCCGCAAGGGCCGCGAGGCGCACATGGTGGGCGACCGCGAGCACCGCGAGACCCTGTGGCCGATGGTCCGCCGGGTGCTCGGCCAACCGGTCAACCTGCTGCGCTCCAGCGCGATCGGCACGGTCGTCGGCATCCTGCCCGGCGCCGGGGGCAGCATCGCCAACCTCGTCGCCTACAACGAGGCCAAGCGCTCCTCCAAGCACCCGGAGACCTACGGCAAGGGCGAGGTCGACGGGGTCGTCGCCGCGGAGTCGGCCAACAACGCCACCGTCGGCGCCGGCCTCATCCCGACGCTGACCATCGGCGTCCCCGGCACCCCGCCGGACGCGATCATCCTCGGGGTGCTCCTCCTCCACGGCCTGCGCCCGGGCGCGCAGCTGTTCACCACCTCCGGCGACCTCGTCTACACCTTCGTCATCGCGCTCGCGGTCTCGGCGCTCATGATGGTCCCGGTGGGCCTCATCGGTGGCCGCGCTCTGCAGCGGGGCGTCATCGCGATGCCGGCGCGGTACCTCGCCCCGGGCATCACGGTGCTGACGATCGTCGGCGCGTACGCCGTGCGGAGCTCGGTCGTCGACGTCGTCATCATGCTCGTGCTCGGCGTGCTCGCCTACTTCCTCTCCCTCGCCGGGATCAGCTCGGCCCCGATCGTCCTGGGCCTCATCCTCGGGTCCATCGCCGAGACCGGTCTCGTGCAGGGGCTGCTCACCTCGCAGGGCGACGCAGTGCCGTGGATGTCGTTCTTCACGCGGCCGCTGAGCATCGTCCTCATCGCGATGACCCTCGTCTCGCTCCTGTGGCCCCTCGTGCGGGCCCGGCGTGCCCGGCGGGGCGGGCGGCCCTCCGTGGTGCTGTCCACCGAGGCGCCCGACCGCGATGGCGCCACCGCGTCCGACGCCTCGCCCGACGGTGACGCGCCCACCCCAGCGTCCGACGGCGACGCGCCCGGCACCGTCCGCGCCGACACACTGAGGAAGGACTGA
- a CDS encoding tripartite tricarboxylate transporter TctB family protein: MAARTMTADKVNVAVGGLTVAVTAVFWSQRSYTTEHGGTFADPVILALGVLGLALLVMGLLRRAVGHGTEVEERMPVRGLLVAVAVLIGWVAALPYLGYLVGGIVFFVLMAVVMRKDRPTVRGVLLDTAVAVVVVGAFYLLFTEVLYVRLPETAF; this comes from the coding sequence ATGGCCGCACGAACGATGACCGCCGACAAGGTCAACGTCGCGGTGGGCGGCCTCACCGTCGCCGTGACCGCCGTCTTCTGGTCGCAGCGCAGCTACACGACCGAGCACGGCGGCACCTTCGCCGACCCCGTCATCCTAGCGCTCGGTGTGCTCGGGCTCGCCCTGCTCGTCATGGGTCTCCTGCGCCGCGCGGTCGGGCACGGCACCGAGGTCGAGGAGCGCATGCCCGTACGCGGGCTCCTCGTCGCGGTCGCGGTTCTTATCGGCTGGGTGGCCGCGCTGCCCTACCTCGGCTACCTCGTCGGGGGGATCGTCTTCTTCGTGCTCATGGCGGTCGTCATGCGCAAGGACCGCCCGACGGTGCGCGGGGTCCTGCTCGACACCGCCGTCGCGGTCGTCGTCGTCGGGGCGTTCTACCTGCTCTTCACCGAGGTGCTGTACGTCCGCCTGCCCGAGACCGCGTTCTGA